A window of Quercus robur chromosome 12, dhQueRobu3.1, whole genome shotgun sequence genomic DNA:
ATTCTAGTCGATTGAACAAAAAAGGGTAGAGGAAGACCTAAATAACATTAGtagtaataaaaaagaatgcGCCAATTAAGGAGGTGGTAGAGGGTATGATTTTGGATAGGATAGAATGGtgaaaaagaatacatgtgactAACTTTAATTGGTTTGTTAAATATCCATAGCCATTTCAAAAGTTCTGAGACTATGGTTTTATCATTGTTGTTGTAGGTAGGCAAGGGTAATAATTACCTGGTGGTTCTTGTTACATCTTACATGACTATTTGTAGACCATTTCTAGTGCAAAGTGGTGCTGTGTGTACCATGAGTTGAATGGAATGTATATCAGAGTTGTGAAGCTCATTACTTGGCACATTCTTTATTGTGGCATCTTTTTCtttcaaagtttaaaattttagtatcacataataaaatattgtcatATTCATGTAGGTCGACGAATTTAGACTCATGGACTCCTGAGCAGCTGAAAATGATGAGCTTTGGGGGAAACAATCGTGCACAGGTCTTCTTTAAGCAGCATGGATGGACTGATGGGGGCAAAATTGAGGCAAAGTATACATCAAGGGCTGCTGATTTATATCGGCAAATACTTTCAAAAGAAGTTGCTAAAAGTATGGCAGAAGAGGTGGGTTTGCCATCATCACCTGTTTCTTCTCAGTCAGCACAAGCAGCTAATGGACTCCCTGATGTCAAGACAAGTGAACCTCCAAAAGAAAACTCCTTAGGAAGGCAAGAAACGCATGATACCACTGCTTCACCTAAAGCAACTCATACAGTTCTTACCGGTACTGTCAAGAAGCCTCTTGGTGCCAAGAAAACTGGGAAGACTGGGCTTGGTGCTAGAAAGCTTACTACCaaggtattttaatttttttaaagtttaccATGAAAAGAGATTATTTATTGCTTCACCTTAGTGAACTAATTGTTTGCCAGCAGAAGTACCTTAAAAGTATTTCTAGTTTTAAATTCTGTTACTCAATTACCCTATATTAATTAAACTGCTAAGTTtctaacaaaataatatttttcaaatgtaGCCAAGTGAAAATCTCTATGAACAGAAGCCTGAGGAACCAACTATTCCAGTTCCTGCCACAAATAGCACTCCAACAGCAGGCCCATCTCTTGCATCTCGCTTTGAATATGTAGAAAATGTCCAATCTTCTGAGAATAGCTCTAGTGGCCCACATGTGATAAGCCATGTATCTGTGCCAaaatcatcaagcttctttgcAGAATTTGGAATGGATAGTGGTTTTCCAAAAAGGGCTGGCTCAAACTCCTCAAGAGTTCAAGTAAGCTAAATGACTTGCAACATAATCGTGCTATATCGGtgacttttttttatcattagtaATGTGACCTATATTGAGTGCTCACTGCTCACCTGCTTGATTATAGGATGTGAATTCTAGAAACTAGAAACTGTAGCAGTCAAAAAGGACTTCTAGGTCCAGATTTTTCTGGGTTATGATGCAAAGATTCAGGCCCATTCCAAAGGTTGTAGATACTACAGTTATGGCAACATGGAAATTACACAATTAACAGCAAGACTGTAGCAGTATAAATTAATACACATCCACATATTATATTTGCCGACATTTCATCAAAAATGCCATTACAATTTAAGTTCTACTATTCTTAGCGTggcttaattttatttttatttgcgtATAAATCgttacaatttttcttttttccttaaagTTATACTCCATTGCTAATTAGACAGTTTTCCTCAAATCAGTTTAGATGAGTCTCCTTCAACCAGGTATGTGGTGGTCAGGTGACCATCAACGTGTAGTTTAATCACATGATTGTTAAATAAGTCAGGTTATTAAAACTACACACAGATGGTTATAAGATTGCCATGCATGGGTTGAGGAACTTTTCTCTAAACTGGTTTGGAGGAAGATTATATCTTTACTAAAAGGAGAAAGCTTTCATGTGCTTGTTAACGGGTGTctgaaatttgataaaaatgtcCAGATATTGTTGGATGAATATCAAATGCTTATTATATTGTCAGTTCAATGTGCCTATGAGATAGAGTCCATAGTTGCTTGTTAGCTGTGAGTTAGTTTGTTATATAGGATGTATCACTGATGATGGAACTTGTAGCATAAAGACTAAATAAAGCTTGCTCTTGTATCAAGGCATATAGAGTTCATGGTATTCTCTATTCTGGCACTAAGTTACTCATGTTTCAtgtaaaattctattttaagaATTTATTATGATGAATAACACTGAATTTTTAGGGTTTCATTTGCTTTTTCGCTGAATGCAACATACTCTCTGCAATATCACAACTTCATTTAGAAAGACAAACTGCATGTTTGTAGTTTCTGAGGAGTTCTTTTGGTGTGTTTTGATTTTATGTgcatgcttagaggctagtttTTCATTggtgtttaaattttttgaacttttgatATTCTTAAACcatttattgatatcaaaaaaggGACGCCTAGTACACAGGAAGTGTATAGGAGTcaacaaatcaaatacaaaaattacataaatcaagtaaattaataaaagaagaagatgattggTTTTGCAAAGCTGACAACCAATCCAATAtggttctaaagaaaaataacttgagGTTGGGCATAGATCTCTCATAATCTTCAAAGCACCTGCCATTTTTGAGGTGAAGATAGAAAACTTTTGTGTTGTTATTAAGAAGCAGAATCTTAAAAGCAAATTgttctattttgtgtttttgttacATATGTCAATGCATGTTAACAGAGTATTGTACTTTGTGAAATTGGAAATGAAATAATATTGTTTCATTATCCAAAGCAAGTTCTTTGTTTGACTGGTTTCAACAGCAGACATTGCCATTTACTTCGGACCATGTGTTGACATAGGCACATGATTTTAGGGCCTTCTTGCTTTATGTGATGAAATGAACATGCATATTTTTGTACCTAGAAGAATATTTTGCTGCTGTTAGTTTTGTCTTTGGGCTACAGCATGTGTGTTTTGCAACTATCACTTCTGATGTCATATTTGGCTTTCATATTACAATCAATAGTTGGCATTCCTGTGTCATGTCCTGCCAATGACAATACGTTGCAGTTCAGTTCACTGTTTTAATTTGTGGGTTTGCCTCAGTGATGCTCTCCTTCCTCATCTATTCGttattaatttccttttttctcttaCACACTTATCAGATTCAGGAAACCGATGAAGCAAGGAAGAAGTTCTCAAATGCAAAATCTATTTCATCAGCCCAATTCTTTGGGGATCATAACAAAGCTACTGATGATGCTCATGTTTCTTTGCAGAAGTTTTCAGTATGTTCTCTTACCACAACTTATTACTGGAAAAATTATCtactgaattttaagagagtTCTTTTCATATGCTGTGTTCATGTTCACATCACTGGACGTAATGTTGGCCCAAGGggatgaaaatataaaataaattaaaatttctttgttaATGTTAATGTAACTAACTCTTCATGGTTTTGCTAGGAAATTAGAGCTTAATAGCTTGACTTggataatgattaaaaaaaaaaaaaaaagctgcttTATCATCTTTGTCGACATTTCCATAATTCCAAATGATAAAAAAGCTGGAAAACTTAGTtagatccccccccccccccttccccccTTCTCTTAATAAAATTGCCTTTATGACACAAATTCTGAAGCGAATATGgttgttgattttgtttatCATTTTATTGTTACTTCTAGGGTTCAAATTCCATCTCCAGTGCGGATCTTTTTGGTCACGACATGGATAATTCCTCTGTTGATCTTACAGCTGACATCATAAACCGGCTTTCTTTCCAGGTAGGCCTTGCAACTTCACTGCATGTTACATATCACTTGCATTATTCTTGATGAAATTGAGAGATTCGGTGGAATATAAGCTTTTTCCCCCTTGGCTCTATGTCCCcctcactccccctttttgctATTTTAGATTGCTGCATTACTTTTGGGTTGACACTAAGTGGCTTTTTTCGTTTACCTTCCTTTCTCCAGGCACAACATGATATTTCCAACCTAAAAAACATTGCAGGCGAGACCGGAAAGAAGCTCTCTTCGTTGGCATCCACTTTAATAACAGATCTTCAGGACAGAATCCTGTGATATTATTATGTTGTGTTGGAATACAAAAAGAATGAGGAGTTTGTTACAGTACCAGCCAAATATGTAGTGAATGTAAAATGAGTTCATtataaaaattcttttaaaagacTGAAATAAGATTTTAAACTCTCTCTAGGGCTTGTCGTGACAGGGTGACAGGCTGGTTATCTTATTTTGTTAGCACAGGTATTTCAATATTACTttgtgttttagttgtttttattttgagatcTTATGCGTGTGTGAACCTCAGTGAACTCTCCTAATCTGTATCAGGAAAATTCAGAAAGCTACCTGTCAGTTAAAAAAttgcctttttttatttatttttttcattctggGGGTTGAGGCATGATAAGGAATTGCAAAGGAACTTAACTTTTAAGTGATTGTTTGGAAGAGTTTATTTTCGTTGATTTATTCTGTTCAAGTACTAAACTGTCGTATTCTAGAAAAAAGTAAAGCCTTTACATAAGCTAGAGGTGAAAATATATTAGCATTTAAAGCtctaaaataaatgtaaatttcaaagttcaaacagaTTCTAAAAGCTAACTAAATTTCGTACTCCTGTGGATTTCCACCGTGTCTTGTGAAGTTATATTCAAACCTGAATGATATGGGATAACATTCTGAGATGTATGAAAGATACAATGTGTTAAGAGATTCAGAGAACTCACATCTCGACATTGTAGTcttataaacttttttaaaattcaattatctgtttttttttttttttagaggaagaAATTCAATTATTTGTTGACTGTTCCTTTTTGtataagaaaaacaaagtgAAATATTTTGGTTTACATTATAGGACTCTCCTagtctttttttccttctcttatttaattattttagatttccaaaaaatgcaagttttgtAATAATTAACTTGGAcgtttctttatttgtttaatatttgTTGTTGGAAAAAATGCTCTGACTCCTCCCTAAACTTTAACGTAGCCGATACACtccctaaacttttattttaaccaATTTATTCCTTAAACTTTGCATATATGCTAAATAGGACTATCTCTTAGCCAGAATGTTAAGTGACTAATAGAAATATCAGGCACGTgcaacttatttaaaaaaaaaaacaaaaaacaaacgtCTAGACCATTTGGGAGGgggtgaaaaaaaaaggaaaaaaaaggaaaaaagaagaagacaaccTCATCCTTATCTCCCGCTGTAGATAAAGCTTAAGCACAAGAGCATACTATATCAGATCAAATAAATTGTAATCAATTGTTATCTATATATGACTATATTCAAATAAATTGTAATCTATACAACAATTGTAAATACTAAATACAAGTACAAGCTCCCAAGAAATAGTTATGGGAAGCCACAATTATTTTCAGTCTCTACATCTCATCTCTGGTTTTCAAACCTAAGCTAACGGGCCTTTTTTACaacttctctctctaaacccatAGATCAACCACCATGGCTGACTCAAGACCTCCATTGCCACTACAGGTCTTTTCTCTAATTTCTCTCTGGCCAAAACCTTAGCCTCCATATCTGAAACTCTCGAGCTTTAACCTCTCATATTTAAACCCAAATCTAACCTTCACATCTCAAATTTATGTTTCCCTCTCGCAAAACTGAACGATAAGATTGTCGACAGGACCATGATCGTCTCTTTCTCTTTGGATTCAAATTGACACTTGACTATGTGGATCGTCTCTCTCATAGGTTTCTCTCTATCAAAAttgttttctctctcatctctatGGGTCTCAAGTGATTGAATTGGGTGATTTTAATGCTCACATGCGTGTCATGTGAGTATTCCGTTAGTTTATTAACAGCAGACCAACTGAAGTACTAATTTGGCACATGATTAAAGTTTAAGGAGTaaattggctaaaataaaaGTGTAAGGGGTGTAATGGCCACTGCATTAAATTTTAGGGGATATCAGGGCATTTTTCCCTTTGTTGTTTAGTCAATCCGATTCCAgtacaaccccccccccccccccaacctcCCTTCTTTATTTATGTTTCTATTATAAGTCCTTTTTTTGCGATATTTTTTTCTAGGGACATGTtaagatgttatttattatacGATTCATAAGATGGTTATATTTTACAAACATAAAGAATAGTTAatttgtcaaatatatatatcagttgagttatatatattcatctacattttttattattataatttttttattattatttcaaatgCATTATTCATACATCTAGAGATTTAAAACAAGTAATTAATCTATTGCATTTAGGTTTTGATATtgggcaaaacttagatacagttcCTTGACTACAACTACTTAGGTTCCCTTCTTATATTTTAGACACCTgtctaattaataaatttagcaAACGAATGTCAcctttctctgttttctttcttttctttatgtttttcctTCCTTACCTATGAGAAAACCAGATTTATTCAACTCTCCGACTAACCCATTAAAAGTATAAGTGTGCgtttgtttcagcttttaggAGCTAAAACGCATGTTTTTATAAAAGCTAGAGACTTTTGTGCGTTTAGCTCAGCCCAAAACGCGCTGAGAACGCGCAAATCTTATGGACCGCAGGAGGTCCATAAACCAAAATGCGCATGCGCATTGGAACTATCCGTTGGGCTGGATAGTCAATTACGAAAATACCCTAATAAAAATTCATCAGTTCTCACGCCTGAAGCTGACTCTCAcgcctctcatctcatctctctgctctccCTTTGCACGAAGCTGACTCTCACGCCTCTCATCTCTTCTCTTTGCTCTGCCCTTTCTGTgaatcttcttcctcttcttcttctttctttcgtCTTCTTCAACGTGCACtgatcttgttttttttttttttttttaattttatttgtctaaTTTGATTTGAGAAATACATTTTGAAGGTAGAGATTTGATCAACAAAACACCAAGCAACACTGATTTGCTACCAAAAACCACTAGGTACCAACactgatctgaatttttttttttttttttttaccgagtGTGGGAAAAAATTTTTAGATCTTGCATGCTTTGTTCTTGCTAATGATCTATTTGTTCTCTTGCCGGGTActgaaaaaatttgtgggtaCATGCTTTTTTTACCgagtgtttgatttgttttctcGGCAACCCAGAAATAGATTAATGGGCATTGTTCCTTTACTTGTTtagttatttgtttttgttgattggAATTTACAGTGGTTTGAATCTTGCTATGAATGGTTTGTAGACTTGTAGCTCATAATtctaatagaaaaaagaaaaaagtttgggTTTGGGGTCTAAAAATcagaggagaaaaaagaaaatatgtagTTGTTGTTAGGGTGATCATGGGGTTTTTATTAATAGTgatttgattgaataaaaaacgTTGAGATTTGTTTTTGGAACTAACGATTGAAAGGTAACGAGGAATGTAGTGTTCGATTtaccatataaatttaaatatgagGATTATTGTTGATGGCAAAGCTAAGTATTGATGTGGGGGTCTTTGTTGATGTAATAACATGGTGATTCATGAATTGCACTTGTACGGGCTCTGTTGTTGAAAAGCTTGTATGGGCTCTGTTCATGGTTGCTAAATCCAGACAGCCATCTGTAATTTTCATGGATGAAGTATGCTATCCTTTCTGCAAACTACATTGTGAGGGTCTTAGTAGTCACCATACTTGGTTTTCCTTGAAGTATGCTATTCCTTTTATGCTTAAGTAGATTGTGTAGTTCATGAAGGAACATTGAGTGCATAAAGTTTGCATTGCATTGCTGTGTCCTATGGCACTTTTTAGATTCGTATTTGTTTGGAACTTGAGCTGGAACTTGATATACGAATCCTAGTTGGCTGAAATTGATTGTATTGGAGAACGAACAATTATTGCTGTGGCTAGGAGTTGAGTTTCATATTGTTATTTAGTAATCTGAATGATAATCTTGTCTTacaataaaattaatcaaatacaTGAATATTTGTGAATGTTGCAAATTCATATTTTACATATTAGGGCATTCACAATGAGCTCAACGGAGTTCTAGTTAAGTTTTGCTAGAAAAGCCTTTTTCTACTGTAACTACCAACCATTtcagtcttcttttttttttttttactatttgcACTTGTCAAGCACACTTTGCTTTACACTGGAGGATTCATGAATGAGATCAAGGTTTTTTTATGATAAGGCTCATTGGcttgtttttatggttttgctAATATGCTTCAACCTCATTGGTTAACTTTATAGATGGGAAAAACACCACTTGTAATTAGTTAATCAATTGTTCATTATAATGACATATTGTATGAGTGTGTTaatacaattgaattttttttttctagggaaATATTATGTAGTTGATTCTGGATACCCAATGATGAAAGGCTATTTGGCACCATACAAGGGGATATCATACCATCTTCAAGACTTTCGAACGAGAGGTGGAAGCCCTAGAACTAGACATGAAAAATTTAATCATGCTCACTCATCTCTTCGATGTACGATTGAGCGCACTTTTGGTGTGTGGAAGAATAAATGGAGAATTATCAGAAACATGCCATCTTTTCCATTCCATATCCAAATACTTATTGTATCTGCTCCTATGGCTCTTCATAATTTTGTTAGACTAAATGATAAGGATGATAGGGGCTTCATAAACGCCAATCGAGATTCAATTTCTAGAAGAGAACATAATAGTGAATCAGGTAGCAGTTATGAGCAGAACTCAGGATCTTTAACAGACCCTGCGATGGTGGTTCTTCGTGATTCCATTGCTAATTCCATTTGGGGGGATAATAATTAgtagttgtcttttttttattttataatatcatgTAGTACAATTTCAACTTGGGTTATTGGTatgtattttatcatcttttttacatttttgtattgtacaatttaaacttgggttattcaatttaaacttgggttattgatatgtattttatatctttttacatttttatgtagtacaatttaaacgtggattattggtgtatattttaccatctttttacatttttattttgtgcttcatgatgatgaaaattatttagatttaattaatattaataagaagTCATTAAtggtaataacaaataattatgacactaaaaaagaaaaattgcccaaacattattaaaataataccaataatatatatttattattattattttttttagtaagtatatgaaatagatgatttaataagtatgaaataaactcacatcccaaaaaaaaaatagtatgaaataaattcccttatatatacattgtcctttttggtaatttatttctcaaactgccacttttataagtgctagccaaacactcagttttttcaaaaaacactttttaacagcttttaccaaacactcagatttttgaaactccactttttcattatgcacttttacaaaaagctgaaccaaactcaccctaaatTTCAATAGATGAAATTTAATTTCGTTTAAAACTACAATCCCTCAACAATCTCaacttctttttgtttctttcttttttgttttcctccattttcacaataaccaaccaaaatttcaaactatattttgaTTTGGAGATAAACTGGCCTAAGATGCAAGAACTCAAAAGGAAAATCCCAAATTCAgaaaattatttagaaaaatCTAGAGAGATTGAAAGAGGTTGAGAGACCTTCAATGGTAACCAAACGACAAAGATTTAAGGAGTGAGGGGCCAAACCTGCACTCAAAATCACCTATGCAAGTATGATTTTTCtcggagaaaaaagaaaaagaaggaaacaacaactacaaggaaaattttagagagagaaagttgtagagagaaaaaatgtggATTGTTGGTAAGCCataaaaaaatgagaggattttgaagaaaaagagaaggagaaaaaggccaaagaattattaaaatgaAGCCTTCTTAGATCTGTAACTTGAAGAATTTGTTTCCTTTCTCGTGGGCcagggaagaaaaagaaggagaagaaaacaaaaggaaatgggttttgtaagttgtaacatcCGTTTGCTGagtggtttcaaaaaaaaaaaaaaaaagtccatttgttgagttaattaattagacaGGTGTCTAAAATATAAGAGAGAAACTTAAGCAACTGTAGTTAAGAAACTGTACCATAGTTTTGCCCTTTGATATCATCTCATTTtcaattgataacatgactaAATTCTCTTAATCTTCTTGTGACcttaaatagaattttaataattataaattaaaaaaaaaaacttatgctTAAACAAATGTACCAATtgttatcaataaaattatgtaaaaatgcCAAAAGCCTTGTATCTGAATTGACATCTCtccatgtacaaagtgcttggaggtttaggggggaaagggttcgaactgcggggttagcagcatgttgtaattatctttcaaaaaaaaattttctgtaAAATTGTTGAAAACATTATCCATAAAGGGGCAAGAATTAGATGGACATTAATGTAATTACAACATTTAAGAGTGtctcaatttaaaaataattttgattctttataaaaacaattatatgaGCATCAATATCTAAATTTTACCGATCATAAACACTTATCCTTACATTAAAATAGTTAGTTGCATAGCATATAAAAACTTTTCCTTACATTAAAATACTTAGTTGCCTAGCATTTATAGCATTTCTTACTCTATGGATAATGTTTTTGACAATTTTACATGTTTTCCCTCTCTAATTCAAACAGAAAatgtttatattctttttgttctcgttgtaaaaagaataatataatttttttttttttaaggggaatTGATAGTAGATTTTATTGACTAAATATCACGGTGTACAATTAGGAATAAAGAAGAGAgacattcataaaaaaaaaaaaaaaaaatcattttctctttGGCAACACTAGCAAGTAAGAGATAGAATAGTTGAAGCTCTATTACATTTCAAAGGCACACTAACAAAAGAATCATAATGAGAACtttcaataattaaattaatgtctTCAAATATCCACGCAACGTCAAAAGAGCAAACTCTGTCATAATTGAGAAGATCCATAAGTTCACCAAATATACTTTTTGCAATAATGTTAAGGAAATAACTGctttgacaaaaaataataataataataatgcctTCCTCATAACATCTGCAGTAGTCCACAAAATATTagatactttattattttattttttttggtaaacatcGAATAACATTAAAAACTAAAGAAGATACATAGGTTCAGGATAAAACCTGCTTAAGTACAACTCATTAGCATCGAAATTAAAAAGATCTAAGATGTCCACAGGCAGACgattaaacaaaaaagaagtcaCTACTTTGCTCCGATCCTATTCTTGCAAAGACATCTACATATCTATTTGTTTCCTAAAAGTAATGCCTGATTTGGACTTGGGGGATGGATACTCTATTTATTCGGTCACATGAAGTTGCCATCACTTCTCCTTTGTGGTTTCGAATTAGCAAATGTGAGCAAATTTTGGTTTGAGAGATAGCCACATTGAGTTTGAATATAGAATTCGATGGAGGTGGAGACCATTTTTTAACTATATACCACATGATGCAGTTGATGTGCAAGTTATTATGATGAACTATAAGAATGAGATCTTATTACATCGCATGATCTCACCCTTTCTCCTGATTTTTGTTTacaaaaattacttattttgttAAGATAAGTTGTTATCGGTGTAATATGACCATCTATTGTTAACATTATTATATATCAATCACAtggtttaaggaaaaaaaaaaaattgattgaattaCTTATTGGATTTTATTGCaattagttttcaaaatttttttttagatagtttcAA
This region includes:
- the LOC126710587 gene encoding probable ADP-ribosylation factor GTPase-activating protein AGD8 — its product is MASDPFSDKNAVFRKLKAKSENKMCFDCNAKNPTWASVTYGIFLCIDCSAVHRSLGVHISFVRSTNLDSWTPEQLKMMSFGGNNRAQVFFKQHGWTDGGKIEAKYTSRAADLYRQILSKEVAKSMAEEVGLPSSPVSSQSAQAANGLPDVKTSEPPKENSLGRQETHDTTASPKATHTVLTGTVKKPLGAKKTGKTGLGARKLTTKPSENLYEQKPEEPTIPVPATNSTPTAGPSLASRFEYVENVQSSENSSSGPHVISHVSVPKSSSFFAEFGMDSGFPKRAGSNSSRVQIQETDEARKKFSNAKSISSAQFFGDHNKATDDAHVSLQKFSGSNSISSADLFGHDMDNSSVDLTADIINRLSFQAQHDISNLKNIAGETGKKLSSLASTLITDLQDRIL